A DNA window from Gemmatimonadota bacterium contains the following coding sequences:
- a CDS encoding SDR family oxidoreductase, which yields MANNRLLIIGASGFLGHALCDASRSDWERVPASRNGEKGHLVVDLTRPDLVHEVVAQVRPRWVINSAAMTSVDGCERNPALAHAIHVDGTRNLVQACERVGCGLVNLSTNYVFDGEKGPYAEGDEVHPVNVYGQTKLESEVVLLNALCPGIVVRTAVLYGFRPSCRPNFVTWAISSLAGREAIRVVIDEWTNPTFVDELAAFIFQLCRTDFRGVVHFGGADFLTRFEMVERICAVMELDFSLVSSITSAEFGQLAQRPLRAGLTTALARTLCDIVPASFEHNLKQLKGVFHRIVNTYV from the coding sequence ATGGCTAATAATCGGTTGCTCATTATCGGCGCATCGGGCTTTTTGGGGCATGCGCTTTGCGATGCATCCCGCAGTGATTGGGAGCGAGTACCCGCATCGCGCAACGGTGAAAAAGGTCATCTCGTCGTAGATTTGACACGGCCCGATTTGGTACACGAGGTGGTGGCACAGGTACGCCCCCGGTGGGTGATCAATTCGGCAGCTATGACAAGCGTTGATGGATGCGAGCGCAATCCCGCGCTTGCGCATGCGATACACGTCGATGGAACGCGCAATTTGGTTCAAGCGTGTGAACGGGTTGGATGCGGTCTGGTGAACTTATCGACCAATTATGTGTTTGATGGAGAGAAAGGGCCTTATGCCGAGGGCGATGAAGTACATCCGGTGAATGTGTATGGGCAGACCAAGTTAGAAAGCGAAGTTGTTCTGCTGAACGCACTTTGCCCCGGCATTGTGGTGCGAACGGCGGTATTGTACGGTTTTCGCCCGTCTTGTCGGCCCAATTTTGTGACCTGGGCCATTTCATCGCTGGCAGGACGCGAGGCGATTCGCGTGGTGATAGACGAGTGGACAAATCCGACTTTTGTCGATGAACTCGCCGCATTTATTTTTCAACTGTGCCGCACTGACTTCCGTGGTGTGGTGCATTTTGGCGGGGCGGATTTTTTGACGCGCTTTGAAATGGTCGAACGGATTTGTGCTGTGATGGAGCTTGACTTTTCACTGGTATCTTCCATAACATCCGCAGAATTTGGACAGCTCGCACAGCGCCCGTTGCGAGCCGGGTTGACAACCGCCCTTGCCAGAACATTATGTGATATTGTACCTGCCTCTTTTGAGCACAATTTGAAGCAATTAAAGGGTGTCTTTCACAGGATTGTTAATACCTATGTCTGA
- a CDS encoding thioredoxin domain-containing protein, which yields MCQAFFERFRRFPMQRVPYFFLQNLCTIGQVLQKNIWIALVLGFLSGACGGGNETAKLDVTALDGGRINWRTWSQRDSARILGRPILLFFYTQRSGWCRDLVARCFEDSEIARAVARYTLPIWVDADQRPDLFERFGLGGVPSLSFLTPDGQWITGSTYLDPDDMIDLLRWVQILYDNPDRLVRLEVQRAELKRRVERDKKKDPRPRISPSAALLHRVRDSLKSVIKSGFDPGPEGLLALAEAGIDSPLINFAHSARRDTDGVYVLGVLTHRGPVIDAEKHMAVNAQLLRAFARVNLSRDLADAVLEQFAVSGDVLLGAGLAGFRDQAGNVLRDAEIYSGWNALVISGLCAAFLETREGRFLDAGRRIFETVKMRFVQDDSLFAHARSLNTPRFLLDQVLIIRAALDLFEVQEREADLLFARAHADRIMTVFADSSGALRDRMPEVDVALSPAIDRWLPSGNGVAAQVFMRLFVHTKMPRYRDWAEAILTALIGPNIDRIGYAGALNRALALFVRESEN from the coding sequence ATGTGTCAAGCCTTTTTTGAACGGTTTAGACGTTTTCCCATGCAGCGAGTTCCATATTTTTTTTTACAAAATTTATGTACTATTGGTCAGGTTTTGCAAAAAAATATATGGATCGCACTCGTGCTTGGGTTTTTATCTGGTGCATGTGGTGGGGGAAATGAGACGGCAAAATTAGATGTAACGGCGTTGGATGGCGGGAGAATAAACTGGCGGACATGGAGCCAAAGAGATTCTGCCCGAATCCTCGGGCGTCCCATTTTGTTATTTTTTTATACGCAGCGATCGGGTTGGTGCCGCGATCTGGTAGCGCGGTGTTTTGAAGATTCAGAAATTGCACGGGCGGTTGCCCGTTACACTCTGCCAATATGGGTTGATGCCGATCAACGACCCGATTTATTTGAGCGTTTTGGTCTGGGTGGGGTTCCATCACTCTCTTTTTTAACGCCCGATGGACAATGGATCACGGGCAGCACCTATCTCGATCCCGATGATATGATAGATCTGTTGCGGTGGGTGCAAATTTTGTACGACAATCCCGATAGGCTCGTCAGGCTCGAGGTGCAGCGGGCAGAGTTGAAGCGGCGAGTAGAACGCGATAAAAAGAAAGATCCGCGCCCTCGTATCAGTCCGAGCGCAGCGCTTTTGCACCGTGTGCGCGATAGTTTGAAATCGGTGATAAAAAGCGGTTTTGATCCAGGACCCGAAGGTCTTCTCGCGCTTGCAGAAGCGGGTATTGATTCGCCTTTGATCAATTTTGCACACAGCGCACGGCGCGATACAGACGGCGTTTATGTATTGGGGGTATTAACGCATCGTGGACCTGTGATTGATGCGGAAAAACACATGGCGGTCAATGCCCAATTACTGCGGGCGTTTGCACGGGTAAATTTGTCCCGCGATCTGGCCGATGCGGTGCTCGAACAATTTGCCGTATCTGGCGATGTTTTGTTGGGGGCCGGGCTGGCTGGCTTTCGAGATCAGGCGGGAAATGTATTGCGGGATGCAGAGATTTATTCGGGCTGGAATGCACTGGTAATTTCGGGTTTGTGCGCGGCGTTTCTCGAAACTCGAGAGGGGCGTTTTTTAGATGCTGGGCGACGAATTTTTGAAACAGTTAAGATGAGATTTGTACAGGATGATAGTCTATTTGCCCACGCGCGATCTTTGAATACACCTCGTTTTTTGCTGGATCAGGTTTTAATCATCCGCGCTGCTCTCGATTTGTTTGAGGTGCAGGAACGCGAGGCCGATTTGTTATTTGCGCGGGCGCATGCAGATCGGATTATGACAGTTTTTGCCGATTCTTCGGGCGCTTTGAGAGACCGAATGCCCGAGGTCGATGTCGCGCTCTCGCCCGCTATTGATCGGTGGCTGCCTTCGGGAAATGGCGTAGCGGCGCAGGTTTTTATGCGGCTTTTTGTGCATACGAAGATGCCGCGCTATCGAGATTGGGCCGAAGCGATTTTGACAGCTCTGATTGGACCCAATATAGATCGCATCGGATATGCTGGCGCGCTGAATCGCGCATTGGCATTATTTGTGCGGGAAAGCGAAAACTAA